AGTGGGAATGACAGGTCAGCTCAGCGGGGATATTATCTTCGGGATTGCCGAGCAGGTAGCGCTGAAGATCGTGTCTGCCATGATGGGCGGCTATGTGATAACAGAAATGGATGAGATGGGCCAGAGCGCCATTTCCGAGCTGGGCAATATGATCAGCGGCAATGCCAGTACTATTCTCTCCAATCAGGGGGTGTCGGTAGACATTACCCCGCCGAAGCTGATGAAGTCCGAGAGCATGACTGTTCTGCCGCGCAAAGCGCTGAGTATTCCTCTTGTGATGGAAGGCATTGGGGAGCTTGATATTCAGGTAATGATCTCTTAGGCGGATAATCGGGAGTTGAATCTATTCCATGGCATTACAAGGCAAGATTGTGGTAATTACAGGAGCTTCGAGCGGGATTGGCGCGCTTACGGCGCAGATGCTCAGCGGGCAAGGGGCGATTCCCGTTCTTCTGGCCCGGTCCAGGGACAAGCTGCAGGCGGTTGCGGCGGGCATCCAGGGGGAGCATGGGCTGTTCGTCTGTGATGTGACCGATGAGGCGGCGGTGAAGCGTACCTTTACGGAGATCCTGGAGCAATACGGCAGAATTGATATTCTGCTCAATAATGCCGGTTACGGCAGGTTTGCGGCTTTTACAGAGATGGAGTCTGAAGAGTTCGCTGATATGATGGATGTTAACTATATGGGAATTGTGCGCTGCACCAAGGCTGTCGTTCCTCATATGCTTACGCGCGGCAGCGGTCAGATCGTGAATGTGGCCTCCATGGCCGGCAAAATCGGAACCGCACGCTCAGTGTCCTACACGGCCACCAAGCATGCCGTTCTCGGCTTCACCAATGCGCTCCGGCAGGAGCTGCGGAGGAGCGGGATTATTGTCTCGGCTGTGAACCCCGGCCCCATCGCGACCGAATTCTTCAAGACCGCCGACCCTTCCGGTAATTATGAACGAAGCGTAAGCCGGATCATGATGACGCCGCAGCATGTGTCCGCGAAGATCGTCAAGCTGATGGATAAGGGTAAAGAGGAAGTGGACCTGCCCGCTCTGGCAGGCTTCGGCATCCGGCTCTATGGCCTGTTCCCGCGGCTGGCAGACAAGCTGACCTATAACCTGATGAACAGAAAATGAATAAATTGTAGCTTCGATGTATGGCGTGAAGACTTGTCCCCCTTTGGTATACAGGATGGTAAGACCGTTTAAATACGGCCCCAGCTTAGATTTTATGGCCTTCCATTTGGTGGAGAGGCCTTTTTGGCATATAATGAACATATTATCTTAAGTGAAAAGGATGAAACCCTATTATGAATAAAGCTTCTTTTGCGGCTATCGGCATCCAGGAAGACCTTGCTGCCCGGTTGTCTGAATTCGGCATCACCGAACCATCCCCTGTACAGGAGCAGACGATTCCGCTTCTGCTGGAAGGAAGAGATGTTCTGGCCGCATCCCAGACAGGAACAGGCAAGACACTGGCTTATCTGCTGCCGCTGCTGCAAGGGATTAACCCGGATTCGAAAGCGGTGCAAAAGCTGGTGCTGGCCCCAACCCAGGAACTGGCGATGCAGATTCTCCGTGAAGCAGAGCGCTACGGGGCACACCGGGGCATCCGGGCCATAGGGCTGATCGGCGGGGCGGCGATTAAGCGCCAGATTGACAAGCTGCGGGAGCATCCGCATCTGGTGGTAGGCACCCCGGGACGCATCCGTGAGCTGATCGGGCTGCGCAAGCTCAAGATGCATGAGGTGAGCACGATTATTCTCGATGAGGCGGATCAGATGTTCCAGCTTAGCGGCGCGGGCGAAGTAACGAAGATCGTCAGCAGCGCGCTGCGTACGCGGCAGCTGGTTATGCTGTCGGCTACGATTGGACCGGAGACCCGTTTGCTGGCGAACCGGGAGATGAAGAATCCGGCGGAGGTCGGCATCGATCCCGGCATGATGACTGCCCAGAGCCTGGAGCACCACTATGTGGTGTGCGAGGAGCGGAACAAGATCGATATGCTGCGCCGGGTGATCCGCCACTATAAGCCGGACCGGGCCATTGTCTTCGTGAATGCGACCGACGACATCGCTGAAGTAACGGCGAAGCTGAACCACCTGGGCCTTCCGGCCGCAGCGCTGTACGGCGATGCCGACAAGGTGACGCGCGCAAACGTGCTGACCCGCTTCCGGGACGGCAAGCTTAAGGTTCTGGTCGCCAGTGATGTAGCGGCGCGGGGCCTGGACATTGAGAATCTGACGCTTGTCGTCAGCTTCGATCCGGCCTTTGACTCCGAGCACTATGTCCACCGTGCCGGACGGACCGGGCGCATGGGCAAACGCGGCTTATCCGTAACGATCGTTACGGAGCAGCAGACGTTCATCATGCGCAAATTCGCCCGCGAGCTGGATATCCAGCTGGACGAGCGGGAGATGGCCTTCGGCAAGGCGCTGGCGGAAGGCGAACGCGCCGAGCTGCGCAGCGGCGGCGTGAAGGAGCGCCGCGAAGGGGCTGAACCACGCGGCGGCATTGCAGCGCCGCGCACCGGCAAGCCGCAGGTGCGGACCTCGGCGGCTGGAACAGCAGCCGGAGGGACGGGCGGCGACGCTCCGGCAGGCCAGCCGGGGCTAGCTACCGGCGGCAGTGGCGTTACGGTGCGGCGCGAGCAGCACCGGCCGGGAGTGAGCGCCGGCACGCGCAGCGCGGCGGGGCCGGGGGGCAAGGCCCGCAGCCAGGCGGAGCGGGAGCAGAACCGCAAGAATAAGGGAGCCCCGAAATGGCTCAAGAACAAAACCCCGAGAGGTGACGGTCAATGAATACAGCTCCCGTATTGGAAATTACGGGCCTCAGCGGAGGCTACAGCCTGAACAAGCCGGTGCTGCATGACATCGGCCTGCAGGTGCAGCCCGGTGAGATGGTTGGGTTAATCGGACTGAACGGTGCGGGCAAGAGCACTACAATGAAGCATATCCTGGGGCTGATGTCCCCGCATAAGGGTGAGATTACGGTACAGGGGAAGACGCGCAGCAGCGATCCCGGGAGCTACCACAGTGCGCTGTCCTTCGTGCCGGAATCCCCTCTGCTCTATGAGGAAATGACGGTTCGTGAGCATGTGGAATTCACGGCCAGAGCATATGGCGTGGAGCGCAGTGATTATGAATCACGCACCAGCCAGCTGGCTGCACTCTTCAATATGGAGGACAAGATGGATACCTTGTCCTCTCATCTGTCTAAGGGAATGAAGCAGAAGGTGATGATCATGTGCGCGTTCGTAGCGCGCCCGGCCCTGTATGTGATCGACGAGCCGTTCCTCGGCCTTGACCCGCTGGGTATCCGCTCTCTGCTGGATTTCATGCTGGACCTGAAGAAGTCCGGAGCTTCAATTCTGCTCAGCTCGCATATTCTCTCCACGATTGAGAACTATTGTGACCGGTTCATTGTGCTGCATGGCGGCAAAGTGATTGCGGAGGGAACGCTGGCCGAGATGACCGCGAAGGCCGGGCGGCAGGGCTTGAATTTGGAGCAGCTGTTCTACGAGCTGGTTCAGGGAGGGAAATGATATGGATTTGAAGGAGCTGCGCCGGCAGCGGCGCAGCCGGTTCACAGGCAGCCTGATCCCTTATGCCGGATATATCATTCAGAGCGGGGTAGCCATGGTGTTCCTGCTGGTGTTGATTATGTTCTCCGCCTGGTATACAGCGCTGCTGCGCGATATTCCCTCTGGCATACCGATCCGCTGGATTATGTTCGTCCTGCTGGTGCCTGCGGCGGTGCACAGCAGCTTCCGGACGTATCTGCAGACCCCGGATACGATCTTCCTGCTGCCGCAGGGCCACCGGATGAGAGAGTATTTCGCCCCGTCCTGGGTCAGCGGCAATGTGTGGAAGATTCTGCGCATGGCCTTCATCCTCATTACATTATGGCCGCTGTACATACGCACCGAGGAGTCACCCCGGGGACTGCTGGCTACCCTGCTGGTGCTGATTCTGGTCAAGCTGTTATCCAGCTACGGGTTATGGCGGGAGACGGCGATGCTCTCCCGCCCCGCTGCGGCAGGTTATAACTTGTTGCGTTGGGCAGTAGGTGGTCTAATGGTTGCCGCATGGTTATGGCAGCCGTCCATGCGCGCCCTGATCTTCATCCTGATTCTGGCCGCAGCCTATGTGGCCGCACTGGCTGTTCCAGGACGGCATGCTGTTCCGTGGGAACGCCTAATCACTATGGAAAAGAATCAGGGGACCCGGGCGCTGATGGTCCTTGGCTGGTTCGTCGATGTTCCGGGACGCGAGCAGCGGGTCTATGCCCGCCGTTATCTGTCGCGTTGGGGCAGCGGACTGAGCTGGCAGCGGGATTCCGCCTACCGGTTCCTCTTGACCAAAAGCTTCGCCCGGGGGGATGTCTTCGGCATCGTCCTGCGGATGGCTGTGCTGGATCTGTTCCTGGTCTGGATGATGAAGGACAGCTACCTCGGCAGCGGCATCTATGTATTCTTCCTCTTCCTGATGGGCATTCAGCTGACGGCACTGCGCAAGCTGCACAGCGAATCGTTCTGGCTGACCGTCTACCCGCTGCCGGAGGGCAGCAAGGGCAAGGGAACGATCCAGTTTGTATTCCGGGCCCATCTGGTCCTGGCGCTGCTGACCGGATTGCCGCTCCTGCTTCAGGCCGGGCAGCGGCCGTTGGAAGTGCTGGCTACCTTCGCCTGCGGATTCCTGCTGGCGTATCTGTTCAAGGTCAACTCCACCCGCAAGGAAGCGCGTATGGATGAAGACGACCTGTAGACACCCGCAAGCGGGTGTGCTTATCACAAATGGCCTCAGGCTCTCGCGGATGCGGAGTCTGAGGCCATTTTCAGAAGCAAAGAATGTATGCAAGGGAATTCCCTCTTCATATCAGCTGGAGCAGGGAATGCTATAACACGTGGATCGGAGAGAGCGCGCAGCTCCCTCCAGGGGACTCACTCCCTGTTAGACAAAGAGTGAACGGCTGATGATAACCAGCAGGATAAAGAGAACCAGAATCGCTCCAGTGCTTGTGAACCCGCCGCCGTATCCGTATCCGCCTCTAACTTCTTCGCTCATTGTTCATTCCCCTTTCGCGTGTGAGTGTGTTGTACTTGAGTACATCGTATTGTATGTGCGGAGGGAAGAACGTGTATAGGCCAATGCCATAGCCACGGGCAAAAAAAATCAGCCCCGGCCTTCCGGGGCTGACGCAGGTATGCAAAGGGATGCTCAGGCCTTCTCCAAATCACGGACGCCCGCATAGACCAGATCGAACAGATCCTCCAGCTGATCCTCCTCGATACAGGAGAAAGCAATACGCAGGTCACTCTCGCCAAGGGCGATGGTGCCCAGGCCGTAGGTGTGGATCAGGTGGAGCCGCAGATCTTCCGCTGAGACGGTAAAGAGCTTCAGGCACATGAAGTACCCGGAGTTGAACGGATAATAGGTCCACACATCATTACCGTATTTGCCGCTGTCCAGCAGCGACTTCACTTTGTTGGCCCGGCCTTTCATGATCAGGAATTTCTCTTCCTTTTGGGCTGAGAATTCCGGTGCCTTGAGTGCGTCGAGTACGAAGGTCTGCGACGGATGCGCGCCGCTGGAGATGGTAGCCCGGATAATGCCGAGCGTTTTTTGTTCCAGCGCAGCCAGCAGCTCCTTGTTCTCCGAAGCGTAGGTGATGAAGCCGACGCGGAAGCCCCAGACGAATTCTTCCTTGGTGGCTCCGTCAATCTTGACCGCCAGCACGCGCGGATGCAGATTCGCCAGCTTGCCGAACAGGGATTCCTTGAGTGAATCCTCGAAAAAGAGTCCGAAATAAGCGTCGTCGCTCACCACTACCACATTAATGCCTTCTTCGGCAGCACGCAGGATAGCGGCAACAATGGCCTCGCCTTCTGCAAGGCCTGGCGTATATCCGGTTGGATTATTCGGGAAGTTAAGCAGGACGATGGCTTTGCCGCGGTCCTTCTGGGCCAGCAGGGCATCCAGCAGGCCTTCGCTGTTGAAGCTCATGTCCTCCGTGAAGAGCGGGTAATTCACGGTTTCGGTCAGCCGGCGGATGCCGAAGGTCAGCTCGTAGTTCTCCCAGTTTTTGTCCGGATAAATGACGGCATCTCCTTGCTCTGCGAACAGATCGGCAACGATGCTAAGCCCGTGGGTCAGCGCATTCGTGACGATTGGATTACTGAAAGACTTGCCTTCAAGCGACGGATTCTCACGCAGCATCTTCTCCCGCCAGACGGAGCGGAGCTCCGGCTTGCCTGCTGGAGGCGCATAACCGTACAGGTCTTTGGGACTGTAAGCGGAGAGCTTATCCTGGATTACGCCAAGGTGCATCGGCAACCCGTTCTCGGTAGCAATCCCGATGGTGGCGTTATACTTTTTAGCATGAGCCGTTGCCTCTGCGGATTGGCTCAGAATCCCCTCTTTGGGGAAATAGATGGCTTTACCGAGACTCGAGAGCATATCGTATACATGTTCATTGCCTGCCTTGATGCTGTCATTCAATTGTCCAGCCAGTGGATTCATCAGTTTCATCCTTCCGGTATTCTTCTGGGATATATACGTTAACATTGCCTAACATTATAACACCGTGGATTGCCGCCGTCACTGAGTAATGCGGTGATTTGATAAATAGTTTTGGAATCCGGCGGCGGTCTGCTCCATTGCGGCATGCGGAAGATGTACAAACAGGAACCGGACAAGGTATTATGAAAAGTAAGCTTACGCTACATTTATAGGAGGGAACGATATGCTTCATGCATCGCCATCCTCTTTTGTCATCCTCCCGGCTCTGGCGAAGATTGTCTGTGAACCGGGCTGGAAATGGCAGAAAAGAGAGAAGCCGCTGCAAAACTATGACTTGTTCTATGTCTGGAGTGGAGAGGGTACGGTTGTGCGTAGCGGCGTGCCCTATCAGGTAGGGAAGGGAAGCTGCTTCCTGTTCCGGCCGGGGGATTATACCAGTGCCACACATAATCCGCAGAAACCGCTTGTCATTACATATATTCACTTCGATGTGACGGAGGAGGTCACAGAGCTGCCGGCCCCTTACCATGAGCTGACGGAGACGGTGGAGTTCGAGCATCTGCTGGCCCGTTATGTCCGGCTGTTCCTGGTGCAGACTTATGCGGCGGAGGAGGAGGGGCGTCTGATTCTGAAGCAGCTCATGATTCATCTGCTGCGCCAGGATCAGGCAAGGCCGGTCGAGCGCCATGTCAGCAACCAGCTGGCGGAGGTGATCCACGAGGTCGCCAACTATGTCAGCCAGCATCCCGGGGCGGCGCACCGGGTAGAGGATCTGGCCGCCCGGGCGGGGTTGTCCCCGCGTTACTTCTCAATCAAGTTCAAGGAGATCACCGGCTCCTCGGTCCAGTCCTATGTGATCCGTGCACGGATCGAACGGGCGCAGCATCTGCTGCTGTATGCGGGCATGAACGTCACGGAGGTGGCGGATGCGCTCGGCTACCGGGACATCTTCTTTTTCAGCCGCCAATTCAAGCAGCACACCGGGAAAAGTCCTTCGGAGATCCGCTGAAGCGGCGGGGAGTATCGTGCTGAGTGTGGTATAGGTACTTCGGGTGTTAGA
The window above is part of the Paenibacillus sp. FSL H8-0048 genome. Proteins encoded here:
- a CDS encoding DEAD/DEAH box helicase, which gives rise to MNKASFAAIGIQEDLAARLSEFGITEPSPVQEQTIPLLLEGRDVLAASQTGTGKTLAYLLPLLQGINPDSKAVQKLVLAPTQELAMQILREAERYGAHRGIRAIGLIGGAAIKRQIDKLREHPHLVVGTPGRIRELIGLRKLKMHEVSTIILDEADQMFQLSGAGEVTKIVSSALRTRQLVMLSATIGPETRLLANREMKNPAEVGIDPGMMTAQSLEHHYVVCEERNKIDMLRRVIRHYKPDRAIVFVNATDDIAEVTAKLNHLGLPAAALYGDADKVTRANVLTRFRDGKLKVLVASDVAARGLDIENLTLVVSFDPAFDSEHYVHRAGRTGRMGKRGLSVTIVTEQQTFIMRKFARELDIQLDEREMAFGKALAEGERAELRSGGVKERREGAEPRGGIAAPRTGKPQVRTSAAGTAAGGTGGDAPAGQPGLATGGSGVTVRREQHRPGVSAGTRSAAGPGGKARSQAEREQNRKNKGAPKWLKNKTPRGDGQ
- a CDS encoding aminotransferase class I/II-fold pyridoxal phosphate-dependent enzyme, whose protein sequence is MNPLAGQLNDSIKAGNEHVYDMLSSLGKAIYFPKEGILSQSAEATAHAKKYNATIGIATENGLPMHLGVIQDKLSAYSPKDLYGYAPPAGKPELRSVWREKMLRENPSLEGKSFSNPIVTNALTHGLSIVADLFAEQGDAVIYPDKNWENYELTFGIRRLTETVNYPLFTEDMSFNSEGLLDALLAQKDRGKAIVLLNFPNNPTGYTPGLAEGEAIVAAILRAAEEGINVVVVSDDAYFGLFFEDSLKESLFGKLANLHPRVLAVKIDGATKEEFVWGFRVGFITYASENKELLAALEQKTLGIIRATISSGAHPSQTFVLDALKAPEFSAQKEEKFLIMKGRANKVKSLLDSGKYGNDVWTYYPFNSGYFMCLKLFTVSAEDLRLHLIHTYGLGTIALGESDLRIAFSCIEEDQLEDLFDLVYAGVRDLEKA
- a CDS encoding ABC transporter permease, which produces MDLKELRRQRRSRFTGSLIPYAGYIIQSGVAMVFLLVLIMFSAWYTALLRDIPSGIPIRWIMFVLLVPAAVHSSFRTYLQTPDTIFLLPQGHRMREYFAPSWVSGNVWKILRMAFILITLWPLYIRTEESPRGLLATLLVLILVKLLSSYGLWRETAMLSRPAAAGYNLLRWAVGGLMVAAWLWQPSMRALIFILILAAAYVAALAVPGRHAVPWERLITMEKNQGTRALMVLGWFVDVPGREQRVYARRYLSRWGSGLSWQRDSAYRFLLTKSFARGDVFGIVLRMAVLDLFLVWMMKDSYLGSGIYVFFLFLMGIQLTALRKLHSESFWLTVYPLPEGSKGKGTIQFVFRAHLVLALLTGLPLLLQAGQRPLEVLATFACGFLLAYLFKVNSTRKEARMDEDDL
- a CDS encoding ABC transporter ATP-binding protein, whose amino-acid sequence is MNTAPVLEITGLSGGYSLNKPVLHDIGLQVQPGEMVGLIGLNGAGKSTTMKHILGLMSPHKGEITVQGKTRSSDPGSYHSALSFVPESPLLYEEMTVREHVEFTARAYGVERSDYESRTSQLAALFNMEDKMDTLSSHLSKGMKQKVMIMCAFVARPALYVIDEPFLGLDPLGIRSLLDFMLDLKKSGASILLSSHILSTIENYCDRFIVLHGGKVIAEGTLAEMTAKAGRQGLNLEQLFYELVQGGK
- a CDS encoding YjcZ family sporulation protein, producing the protein MSEEVRGGYGYGGGFTSTGAILVLFILLVIISRSLFV
- a CDS encoding chemotaxis protein CheX codes for the protein MKAEVINPFLESARIVIEQVIQVSPSTGMLGIKDIELIDDHIWIQVGMTGQLSGDIIFGIAEQVALKIVSAMMGGYVITEMDEMGQSAISELGNMISGNASTILSNQGVSVDITPPKLMKSESMTVLPRKALSIPLVMEGIGELDIQVMIS
- a CDS encoding SDR family NAD(P)-dependent oxidoreductase; the encoded protein is MALQGKIVVITGASSGIGALTAQMLSGQGAIPVLLARSRDKLQAVAAGIQGEHGLFVCDVTDEAAVKRTFTEILEQYGRIDILLNNAGYGRFAAFTEMESEEFADMMDVNYMGIVRCTKAVVPHMLTRGSGQIVNVASMAGKIGTARSVSYTATKHAVLGFTNALRQELRRSGIIVSAVNPGPIATEFFKTADPSGNYERSVSRIMMTPQHVSAKIVKLMDKGKEEVDLPALAGFGIRLYGLFPRLADKLTYNLMNRK
- a CDS encoding AraC family transcriptional regulator, coding for MLHASPSSFVILPALAKIVCEPGWKWQKREKPLQNYDLFYVWSGEGTVVRSGVPYQVGKGSCFLFRPGDYTSATHNPQKPLVITYIHFDVTEEVTELPAPYHELTETVEFEHLLARYVRLFLVQTYAAEEEGRLILKQLMIHLLRQDQARPVERHVSNQLAEVIHEVANYVSQHPGAAHRVEDLAARAGLSPRYFSIKFKEITGSSVQSYVIRARIERAQHLLLYAGMNVTEVADALGYRDIFFFSRQFKQHTGKSPSEIR